Proteins encoded within one genomic window of Couchioplanes caeruleus:
- a CDS encoding nucleotide sugar dehydrogenase, with protein sequence MAVDIVILGLGYVGLPLAREATRAGMSVIGFDVNQALVESLNAGRSHVDDLSDDDIVSMKASGFRATTDEREIATAKAAIICVPTPLLEEGGPDLGAVQSATDAVARNLQPGMLVILESTTYPGTTDELVRPLLEAGGLIAGQDFHLAFSPERIDPGNEEFGPRNTPKVVGGHTPACTEAAAALYGRFIDTVVRTKGTREAETAKLLENTYRHVNIALVNEMAKFCHRLDIDLWDVIRAASSKPFGFQAFYPGPGVGGHCIPIDPNYLSHNVRVRLGYPFRFVELAQEINATMPAYVARRAQNILNEAGLATTGANILLLGITYKANIGDERESPAVPLARDLGNLGAKISYHDPHVAEWRPGVEVMKVDDLEGAVTSADLVILVQNHRDYDADKLAAMSKRFFDTRGVTSTDDALRL encoded by the coding sequence GTGGCTGTCGACATAGTAATTCTCGGGCTCGGATACGTGGGCCTCCCGCTGGCTCGCGAGGCGACCAGGGCCGGTATGTCCGTGATCGGCTTCGACGTCAACCAGGCGTTGGTGGAGTCGCTCAACGCCGGCCGGTCCCATGTCGACGATCTCTCCGACGACGACATCGTCAGCATGAAGGCGAGCGGCTTCCGCGCGACGACCGACGAACGCGAGATCGCCACGGCCAAGGCGGCCATCATCTGCGTGCCGACGCCGCTGCTCGAGGAGGGCGGCCCCGACCTCGGTGCCGTCCAGTCGGCCACGGACGCCGTCGCGCGCAATCTTCAGCCCGGCATGCTCGTCATTCTCGAATCGACGACCTACCCGGGTACCACCGACGAATTGGTGCGTCCCCTCCTCGAGGCCGGCGGCCTCATTGCGGGTCAGGACTTCCACCTGGCGTTCTCTCCGGAGCGCATCGATCCGGGCAACGAGGAGTTCGGCCCCCGTAACACGCCCAAGGTCGTCGGCGGTCACACGCCGGCGTGCACGGAGGCCGCGGCGGCCCTGTACGGACGGTTCATCGACACCGTGGTGCGGACCAAGGGCACCCGGGAGGCCGAGACTGCCAAGCTGCTCGAGAACACCTACCGGCACGTCAACATCGCGCTCGTCAACGAGATGGCCAAGTTCTGCCACCGGCTCGACATCGACCTGTGGGATGTCATCCGGGCGGCGTCCAGCAAGCCGTTCGGGTTCCAGGCCTTCTACCCAGGGCCGGGTGTGGGCGGTCACTGCATCCCGATCGACCCGAACTACCTGAGCCACAACGTGCGCGTACGACTCGGCTATCCGTTCCGGTTCGTCGAGCTCGCGCAGGAGATCAACGCCACGATGCCGGCCTACGTGGCACGGCGTGCCCAGAACATCCTCAACGAGGCGGGCCTGGCCACGACCGGCGCGAACATCCTGCTGCTCGGTATCACGTACAAGGCGAACATCGGGGACGAGCGTGAGTCCCCGGCCGTTCCGCTCGCTCGTGACCTGGGCAATCTCGGTGCGAAGATCAGCTATCACGATCCGCACGTCGCGGAGTGGCGGCCGGGCGTCGAGGTCATGAAGGTGGACGATCTGGAGGGCGCGGTCACCTCGGCCGACCTGGTGATCCTCGTCCAGAACCACCGCGACTACGACGCGGACAAGCTCGCGGCGATGTCGAAGCGCTTCTTCGACACGCGCGGCGTCACCAGCACGGACGACGCGCTCCGGCTCTAG
- a CDS encoding acyl-CoA dehydrogenase family protein produces MSDFDVYQLPEDHETIRAAVRDVCDARVAPNAAEADESGEFPKASYDALRSSDFHAPHIPVEYGGAGADALATAIVIEEVARACASSSLIPAVNKLGTMPLILSASEELKRKYLTPVAAGEAMFSYCLSEPEAGSDAASMTTRAVREGDYWVLNGVKRWITNAGVSEYYTVFAVTDPAARSRGISAFVVEKSDEGVSFGAPEKKLGIKGSPTREVYFDNVRIPLDRMIGAEGTGFATAMKTLDHTRVTIAAQALGIAQGALDFALGYAKERRQFGKPIADFQGLQFMLADMGMKLEAARQLTYVAAGKSERGDADLTYFGAAAKCFASDAAMEITTDAVQILGGYGYTRDYPVERMMRDAKITQIYEGTNQVQRIVMARQLLKD; encoded by the coding sequence ATGTCTGATTTCGACGTCTATCAGCTGCCGGAGGACCACGAGACCATCCGTGCGGCCGTACGCGACGTCTGTGACGCGCGCGTGGCGCCCAACGCGGCCGAGGCCGACGAGAGCGGGGAGTTCCCGAAGGCGTCGTACGACGCGCTGCGCTCCTCGGACTTCCACGCGCCGCACATTCCCGTCGAGTACGGCGGCGCCGGCGCGGACGCCCTCGCCACGGCCATCGTCATCGAGGAGGTGGCCCGCGCCTGCGCCAGTTCGTCGCTGATCCCGGCGGTCAACAAGCTCGGCACGATGCCGCTGATCCTGTCGGCCTCGGAGGAGCTCAAGCGCAAGTATCTGACCCCGGTCGCGGCGGGCGAGGCGATGTTCTCGTACTGCCTCTCCGAGCCGGAGGCGGGCAGCGACGCGGCGTCGATGACCACCCGCGCGGTCCGCGAGGGCGACTACTGGGTCCTCAACGGCGTCAAGCGCTGGATCACCAACGCGGGCGTCTCGGAGTACTACACGGTCTTCGCCGTCACGGACCCGGCGGCCCGCTCGCGCGGCATCTCGGCGTTCGTGGTGGAGAAGTCGGACGAGGGCGTCAGCTTCGGCGCGCCGGAGAAGAAGCTGGGCATCAAGGGCAGCCCGACCCGCGAGGTCTACTTCGACAACGTCCGCATCCCGCTGGACCGCATGATCGGCGCGGAGGGCACCGGCTTCGCCACCGCGATGAAGACCCTCGACCACACCCGTGTGACGATCGCGGCCCAGGCCCTCGGCATCGCCCAGGGCGCGCTCGACTTCGCCCTCGGCTACGCCAAGGAGCGCCGCCAGTTCGGCAAGCCGATCGCCGACTTCCAGGGCCTGCAGTTCATGCTCGCCGACATGGGCATGAAGCTCGAGGCGGCTCGCCAACTGACGTACGTGGCGGCGGGCAAGAGCGAACGCGGCGACGCCGACCTGACCTACTTCGGCGCGGCGGCGAAGTGCTTCGCCTCGGACGCGGCCATGGAGATCACCACGGACGCGGTGCAGATCCTGGGCGGCTACGGCTATACCCGCGACTACCCCGTGGAGCGCATGATGCGCGACGCCAAGATCACCCAGATCTACGAGGGCACGAACCAGGTGCAGCGCATCGTCATGGCCCGGCAGCTCCTGAAGGACTGA
- a CDS encoding UDP-glucose dehydrogenase family protein codes for MTIPYPSNQALPAFPEVEVPSGASRPRLAFLGTGYLGATYAICFAELGYEVLGFDVDEAKIAKLGAGQVPFHEPGLDELLRTNLASGRLRFTTSYETVADFADVHFICVGTPQRADGMGADLAYVEASVTNLARHLKRRALIVGKSTVPVGTAEWVEQLVAKHADPELGVEVAWSPEFLQEGFAVEDVLRPNRIVVGVRSEWSNGMLYAAHKGVFDLAATEDREVPLVVTDFATAELVKVAANAFLATKISFINAMAEVCEVAGGDVTQLAKAIGYDPRIGNRFLQAGVGFGGGCLPKDIRAFQARAQELGAGEALRFLHEVDLINQRRRTRVLTLAAELLGRRAGPAGPDLSGTRIAVLGSAFKPNSDDVRDAPALAVATALSTAGADVHVYDPQGMENARIKQPTLTYETSMVEAVTGAELVCVLTEWAEFRNADPFALGDLVAGKRVIDGRNCLDPARWARAGWLYRGMGRPTPAL; via the coding sequence GTGACCATCCCGTACCCGAGCAACCAGGCCCTGCCCGCGTTTCCCGAGGTGGAGGTGCCTTCCGGGGCCTCCCGGCCGCGGCTCGCGTTCCTCGGCACGGGCTATCTGGGCGCGACCTACGCGATCTGCTTCGCCGAGCTCGGCTACGAGGTCCTGGGTTTCGACGTCGACGAGGCGAAGATCGCCAAGCTGGGCGCCGGCCAGGTGCCGTTCCACGAGCCCGGCCTCGACGAGCTGCTGCGCACCAACCTCGCCTCGGGGCGGCTGCGGTTCACCACCTCCTACGAGACGGTCGCGGACTTCGCGGACGTGCACTTCATCTGCGTGGGCACGCCGCAGCGCGCCGACGGCATGGGCGCCGACCTCGCGTACGTCGAGGCGTCGGTGACCAACCTGGCCCGCCACCTGAAGCGCCGCGCCCTGATCGTGGGCAAGTCGACGGTCCCGGTCGGCACCGCCGAGTGGGTCGAGCAGTTGGTCGCCAAGCACGCCGACCCCGAGCTGGGTGTCGAGGTGGCGTGGTCGCCGGAGTTCCTGCAGGAGGGCTTCGCGGTCGAGGACGTGCTGCGCCCCAACCGCATCGTGGTCGGCGTCCGCTCCGAATGGTCGAACGGCATGCTGTACGCCGCGCACAAGGGCGTCTTCGACCTGGCCGCCACCGAGGACCGCGAGGTGCCGCTGGTGGTGACCGACTTCGCCACCGCCGAGCTGGTGAAGGTGGCCGCGAACGCGTTCCTCGCCACCAAGATCAGCTTCATCAACGCGATGGCCGAGGTGTGCGAGGTCGCCGGCGGTGACGTCACCCAGCTCGCCAAGGCGATCGGCTACGACCCGCGCATCGGCAACCGCTTCCTGCAGGCCGGCGTCGGCTTCGGCGGCGGCTGCCTGCCCAAGGACATCCGGGCGTTCCAGGCCCGGGCGCAGGAGCTCGGCGCGGGCGAGGCGCTGCGCTTCCTGCACGAGGTCGACCTGATCAACCAGCGGCGTCGCACCAGGGTGCTCACCCTGGCGGCCGAGCTGCTCGGCCGCCGGGCCGGCCCGGCCGGCCCCGACCTGTCCGGAACCCGGATCGCCGTGCTCGGCTCCGCCTTCAAGCCCAATTCCGACGACGTACGCGACGCGCCCGCGCTCGCCGTCGCGACGGCGCTGTCCACGGCCGGCGCGGACGTCCACGTGTACGACCCGCAGGGCATGGAGAACGCGCGGATCAAACAGCCTACGTTGACGTACGAGACCTCCATGGTCGAGGCGGTGACCGGTGCCGAGCTGGTGTGCGTGCTCACCGAGTGGGCGGAGTTCCGCAACGCGGACCCGTTCGCGCTCGGCGACCTCGTCGCCGGCAAGCGGGTCATCGACGGCAGGAACTGCCTGGACCCGGCGCGGTGGGCGCGGGCCGGCTGGCTGTACCGCGGCATGGGCCGCCCCACGCCCGCACTCTGA
- a CDS encoding glycosyltransferase family 2 protein, producing the protein MTKAAKNARWTPGRGLPAVLLMLGATSLWGYHHVTKFEHFDTDVSAFEVVYAFAFVVFFLQLLLATFDRPKRVTPRQVDTLAKLKVVAVVPLYNEDVDAVIATIRGLLGQTRLPDAIFIRDDGSNKVDYLPTELWAIEAANEAGVPLVWVRDRNRGKRATHVAASLRFAGWADAYLTIDSDSCLAPDALENLIKPLADPEVMSVAGVFLTYNLKGVIARAVDLLCTASQLTDRSATSALGSVLVNSGGISLYRAKVIDECRHGYANEEFFGRRVEFSDDSYLTIQALLRGKTVQQSNAFAFCVMPERLGNHRRQFLRWLRGSFIRSFWRFKYLPLGRIAYWVHALKWVQTIASTIIVAWLIAIKPVADAIAWLRGGGTDALLADAKMLAITLGMLIVFGYVQLLRIFTVRRSDQSRLAQVFWFIVLAPVATLWQWSVLRVWRLWAIASCMRFKWGTRQQIEVAIGGDHETVLASASAAAIGWMRDETTIFFPGQSVRDERNRSGSTT; encoded by the coding sequence GTGACGAAGGCGGCCAAGAACGCTCGGTGGACTCCTGGCCGAGGTCTGCCCGCCGTGCTTCTCATGCTCGGCGCCACGTCGCTGTGGGGCTACCACCACGTGACCAAGTTCGAGCACTTCGACACTGATGTGTCCGCGTTCGAGGTAGTTTATGCCTTCGCGTTCGTCGTGTTCTTCCTGCAGCTCCTGCTCGCGACCTTCGACCGCCCCAAACGTGTCACACCCCGGCAAGTCGACACTTTGGCGAAGCTGAAGGTGGTGGCGGTCGTCCCCCTCTACAACGAGGACGTCGACGCGGTCATCGCGACGATCCGCGGCCTTCTCGGGCAGACCCGCCTTCCGGACGCGATCTTCATCCGCGACGACGGTTCGAACAAAGTGGACTATCTGCCCACCGAACTGTGGGCCATCGAGGCCGCGAACGAGGCGGGTGTTCCGCTCGTCTGGGTCCGCGACCGGAACCGGGGCAAGCGGGCCACTCACGTGGCCGCGTCCCTGCGCTTCGCCGGCTGGGCCGACGCCTACCTCACGATCGACTCCGACTCGTGCCTCGCGCCGGACGCGCTCGAGAACTTGATCAAGCCGCTCGCCGATCCCGAGGTCATGTCGGTCGCCGGGGTGTTCCTCACCTACAACCTCAAGGGAGTGATCGCCCGGGCCGTGGACCTGTTGTGTACGGCTTCGCAGCTCACCGACAGGTCCGCCACCTCGGCTCTGGGGTCGGTGCTCGTCAACTCGGGCGGGATCTCGCTGTACCGCGCGAAGGTGATCGACGAATGCCGTCATGGTTACGCGAACGAGGAGTTCTTCGGGCGTCGCGTCGAATTCTCCGACGACTCCTACCTGACGATCCAGGCGTTGCTCCGGGGCAAGACGGTCCAGCAGTCGAATGCCTTCGCGTTCTGCGTCATGCCGGAGCGCCTCGGCAACCACCGGCGGCAGTTCCTGCGCTGGCTGCGGGGATCGTTCATCCGATCCTTCTGGCGGTTCAAGTATCTGCCCCTGGGTCGGATCGCCTACTGGGTGCACGCGCTGAAGTGGGTGCAGACCATCGCCTCGACCATCATCGTGGCCTGGCTGATCGCCATCAAGCCGGTGGCCGACGCCATCGCCTGGTTGCGTGGCGGGGGGACCGACGCCCTGCTGGCGGACGCGAAGATGCTCGCGATCACCCTGGGCATGCTGATCGTCTTCGGCTACGTCCAGCTTTTGCGGATCTTCACGGTTCGGCGGTCCGATCAGAGCCGGCTGGCGCAGGTGTTCTGGTTCATCGTTCTCGCCCCTGTCGCGACCCTGTGGCAGTGGTCGGTACTGCGGGTGTGGCGGCTCTGGGCCATCGCCTCCTGCATGCGCTTCAAGTGGGGCACCCGCCAGCAGATCGAGGTTGCCATCGGAGGTGATCATGAAACGGTACTTGCTAGCGCTTCCGCTGCTGCTATTGGCTGGATGCGAGATGAGACAACCATCTTCTTTCCAGGGCAGTCAGTCCGCGATGAGCGCAACAGATCAGGCTCTACGACCTAA
- a CDS encoding peptidase inhibitor family I36 protein — MKVRYALAGALTAAAVGLVMAPAPAQAAVGDGNVYVWNEAGFNGHRCAWVGNSADWTGAGCRNRASSVFNNGYLGGNDDVRMYWDTNYGGASICVWRGATIENLQTVAFPHNGAGGGQNANDNISSHKWVASC, encoded by the coding sequence ATGAAGGTGCGCTACGCACTGGCCGGCGCGCTCACCGCGGCCGCCGTCGGACTGGTCATGGCGCCGGCCCCGGCGCAGGCCGCCGTCGGCGACGGAAACGTCTACGTCTGGAACGAGGCGGGCTTCAACGGCCACCGCTGCGCATGGGTCGGCAACTCCGCCGACTGGACGGGCGCCGGATGCCGCAACAGGGCCAGCTCCGTCTTCAACAACGGCTACCTGGGCGGTAACGACGACGTCCGGATGTACTGGGACACCAACTACGGTGGCGCTTCCATCTGCGTCTGGCGCGGCGCCACCATCGAGAACCTGCAGACCGTGGCGTTCCCGCACAACGGCGCGGGTGGCGGTCAGAACGCGAACGACAACATCTCCTCGCACAAGTGGGTCGCGAGCTGCTGA
- a CDS encoding glycoside hydrolase family 26 protein: MSATDQALRPNPIRASVSMLKAKKPAFGVTSEKNATADSDEFAKDTGCRPMWRGVYASIGAPFELSRLSEAAGTPFLTVQPKQPGKEVNQKSWSLAAIIAGKRDAEFRGIADTIVEYGDLVVIRYAPEMNGNWSPWAADVNGNTPGEYREAWRHVVELFRKAGATNVLWLWAPNIARGATVQGISQFWPGDDYVDLVGFTGYGVGSSVYGFEPSASETFDPTMELLAPYKKKTGHPRRDGCGRGPQSRVDRQSGAVDARASERHRNDLDPGAAAAFQCGLAVQRHSGQPEGLQEVARPVPGLPFRRLSRLENRIPTNFGSGVTARTGLTFGWAYGAHPGTKESPWLST, encoded by the coding sequence ATGAGCGCAACAGATCAGGCTCTACGACCTAATCCGATCCGCGCCTCGGTCTCGATGCTCAAGGCGAAGAAGCCGGCATTCGGAGTCACCTCCGAGAAGAACGCCACAGCGGACTCCGACGAGTTCGCGAAGGACACGGGATGCCGGCCGATGTGGCGCGGCGTCTACGCCTCCATCGGCGCTCCGTTCGAGTTGTCCAGGCTGAGCGAGGCGGCGGGCACTCCGTTCCTCACCGTGCAGCCGAAACAGCCGGGCAAGGAAGTGAATCAGAAGTCCTGGTCGCTGGCGGCGATCATCGCGGGCAAGCGCGACGCCGAATTCCGTGGCATCGCCGACACCATCGTCGAGTACGGCGACCTGGTGGTCATCCGGTATGCGCCGGAGATGAACGGAAACTGGTCGCCATGGGCGGCCGACGTCAACGGCAACACCCCAGGCGAGTACCGCGAGGCCTGGCGGCACGTGGTGGAGCTCTTCCGCAAGGCGGGGGCGACCAACGTCCTCTGGCTCTGGGCTCCGAACATCGCTCGTGGCGCGACGGTCCAGGGCATCTCCCAGTTCTGGCCGGGTGACGACTACGTGGATCTGGTCGGTTTCACCGGTTACGGGGTCGGGAGCTCCGTATACGGCTTCGAGCCGTCGGCCAGCGAAACGTTCGATCCCACCATGGAGCTTCTCGCTCCGTACAAGAAAAAAACCGGTCATCCTCGCCGAGACGGGTGTGGCCGGGGCCCACAAAGCCGAGTGGATCGCCAGTCTGGGGCCGTGGATGCGCGAGCATCCGAACGTCATCGGAATGATCTGGACCCAGGCGCCGCCGCCGCATTCCAGTGCGGATTGGCGGTTCAACGACACTCCGGGCAACCTGAAGGCCTTCAAGAAGTCGCTCGTCCCGTACCTGGGCTGCCTTTCCGGCGATTGAGCCGGCTCGAGAACAGAATTCCGACGAACTTCGGTTCGGGTGTGACCGCCCGAACCGGTCTTACCTTTGGCTGGGCGTACGGTGCCCATCCAGGAACCAAGGAGTCACCGTGGCTGTCGACATAG